Proteins encoded within one genomic window of Candidatus Nezhaarchaeota archaeon:
- a CDS encoding amidohydrolase family protein encodes MIVNVKLALLGEDLNVRRRISIEFEDGIIESIVDGFRSGGLTFKNGVALPALVNAHIHVLDFAFQEVGLNLRLSKLVSEPHGLKHKLIAKLNPYTVLRASLSLFNRLVKQGVYTAIVFCERFEIIDYMKQASRRANLNAVILTRPKKTNSTLLIDEALRNSNGLGLDSPLRYDVNELVEMRDKCAKKGLLKAVHVSETPETHEKGDFKLALNFLESDLMVHGVYLEEDEIRELSSRGVSLAICPRSNMWFSSGLPPLSELFKHNVNMVLGTDNAGWVNPDIWRELETLFNVARLQGLRLDPRELLKIATVNVNKVRNLKVPSNILEEGSPANFIVLSGEELGLRFSRNVYASIVKRGSAEAVIFRSFSS; translated from the coding sequence ATGATAGTAAATGTTAAGCTAGCTCTCTTAGGCGAGGACCTCAATGTTCGAAGGAGGATTAGCATAGAGTTCGAAGACGGTATTATAGAATCGATAGTCGATGGTTTCAGGAGCGGAGGGCTAACCTTCAAGAATGGAGTAGCTCTTCCAGCGTTAGTGAATGCACATATCCATGTACTAGACTTCGCCTTCCAAGAGGTAGGTCTAAACCTAAGATTATCAAAGCTAGTGAGCGAACCTCATGGTCTCAAGCACAAGCTCATAGCAAAGCTAAATCCCTACACGGTGCTTCGCGCTTCCTTAAGTCTCTTCAATAGACTTGTTAAGCAAGGGGTGTACACAGCAATAGTCTTCTGTGAGAGGTTTGAGATTATTGATTACATGAAGCAAGCTTCTCGACGAGCAAATTTGAATGCAGTAATCCTAACAAGACCGAAAAAAACGAACTCTACATTGTTAATTGATGAAGCGCTTAGAAACTCTAACGGTCTTGGTCTCGACTCTCCTTTGAGATACGACGTCAATGAACTTGTAGAGATGAGAGACAAGTGCGCTAAGAAAGGACTTCTCAAAGCCGTCCACGTGTCAGAGACCCCAGAAACCCATGAAAAGGGTGACTTCAAGCTTGCGCTGAACTTCTTGGAATCGGACCTGATGGTTCACGGCGTCTACTTAGAAGAGGATGAGATCCGTGAACTATCATCAAGGGGTGTTAGCCTAGCGATATGTCCAAGATCTAATATGTGGTTCTCCTCGGGACTTCCACCTCTAAGTGAGCTCTTCAAGCATAACGTCAACATGGTGTTGGGAACAGATAATGCTGGCTGGGTAAACCCGGATATTTGGAGGGAATTAGAGACGCTGTTCAATGTGGCGAGACTTCAAGGTCTACGTTTGGATCCAAGAGAGCTATTGAAAATAGCCACGGTCAACGTGAATAAAGTGAGGAACTTGAAGGTTCCAAGCAACATATTAGAAGAAGGATCTCCAGCAAATTTCATCGTGTTGAGTGGTGAGGAGCTAGGCCTAAGGTTCTCGAGGAACGTGTATGCCTCCATAGTCAAAAGGGGGTCGGCTGAGGCCGTGATCTTCAGGTCGTTTAGCAGTTAG
- the cofH gene encoding 5-amino-6-(D-ribitylamino)uracil--L-tyrosine 4-hydroxyphenyl transferase CofH, with protein sequence MPISLEILEKSLKDHDPEFSSIIEKALSCKAIDEKEALRLLNSSYEEALILALVADYVRRVCVGDIVTFVVNRNINFTNECVVLCPFCAYSKPVGSPDGYLLSVDEVVSKAYEAWKRGATEVCIQGAINPKVPPEYYFRVLKGIKEKIPEIHIHAFSPQEVHYIASSLEVHYREALKMLREAGLDSMPGTAAEILDDDVRKVIAPRKISTIQWIEIVREAHKLGIPTTATMMYGHVDGNEHRVRHMKIIRDIQSETKGFTEFVLLPFVHYKTKLYKEGVSRPGTTWLEDLKVHAVSRLFFLGYIRNIQASWVKLGPKMVQMMLQAGANDVGGTLMEENISRAAGSPYGTCMDVKELIELIRGIGRIPAQRTTTYEIIKVYNN encoded by the coding sequence ATGCCTATTAGCTTGGAGATCTTGGAGAAGTCATTGAAAGATCATGATCCTGAATTCTCATCCATTATTGAAAAGGCTCTATCATGTAAGGCAATAGATGAAAAGGAGGCATTGAGGTTGTTAAACTCAAGCTATGAGGAGGCATTGATATTAGCTCTCGTAGCCGATTACGTTAGGAGGGTTTGCGTAGGAGATATCGTAACGTTTGTGGTTAACAGGAACATAAACTTCACTAATGAGTGTGTGGTCCTATGTCCATTCTGTGCATATTCAAAGCCCGTGGGCTCTCCCGATGGCTACTTACTCAGCGTAGATGAGGTGGTATCCAAAGCCTATGAGGCCTGGAAGAGGGGCGCGACAGAGGTTTGCATTCAAGGAGCAATAAACCCGAAGGTGCCCCCTGAGTACTATTTCAGGGTCCTAAAGGGGATTAAAGAAAAGATCCCAGAAATCCACATACACGCATTTTCGCCTCAAGAGGTTCACTACATAGCTTCAAGCCTTGAGGTTCACTACCGAGAGGCTTTGAAGATGCTTAGAGAAGCTGGGCTTGACAGTATGCCTGGAACGGCTGCTGAAATTCTTGATGACGATGTTAGGAAGGTAATTGCTCCTCGAAAAATATCGACTATTCAATGGATTGAAATAGTAAGAGAGGCACATAAGCTTGGGATACCAACAACTGCCACCATGATGTACGGGCACGTAGATGGTAATGAGCATAGAGTGAGACACATGAAGATAATTAGGGACATACAAAGTGAGACTAAAGGGTTCACCGAATTCGTCCTATTACCATTCGTCCACTACAAGACTAAGCTCTATAAAGAGGGGGTAAGTAGACCTGGAACGACATGGTTAGAGGACTTAAAGGTGCATGCAGTTTCGAGGTTATTCTTCTTAGGGTACATAAGGAACATCCAAGCATCATGGGTCAAGCTGGGCCCCAAAATGGTTCAGATGATGTTACAAGCTGGAGCTAATGATGTTGGCGGAACCTTGATGGAAGAGAACATATCTAGAGCTGCTGGCTCACCTTACGGCACATGCATGGATGTCAAGGAGCTGATAGAGCTGATCAGAGGCATTGGAAGGATACCTGCACAGCGAACCACTACTTACGAGATAATTAAGGTGTATAACAACTAA
- the cofG gene encoding 7,8-didemethyl-8-hydroxy-5-deazariboflavin synthase CofG → MSEVIEVLTRCVEEDKDLTREDALLLAKAGANELPMLLSAALMIRLKHFGRLTTYSRKVFIPLTRMCRNQCAYCGFRVQAREPYMSMEKAMSIVKAGERLKAKEVLVSTGERPEEVHEEAKRALKLMGYSSTLEYVRDFEERVLRETNKMMAHTNIGVLTKSEMAELRPFNASMGLMLESISERLMEKGMPHEKSPSKDPRVRLRMIREAGELRIPFTTGILIGIGETWEERIDSLIAIKKVHEVYGNIQEVIVQNFMPEPGTPMSNHKPPSLLEVLKTIAIARLIFKGEVAVQAPPNLNPKAYHTYLLAGVSDWGGISPLTPDFVNIAYPWPKISSVKEVTEKMGFELRERLPVYPLFISKRWIPETLKERIESLVDEDGLVRRGEDAY, encoded by the coding sequence ATGAGTGAGGTCATCGAGGTCCTTACCAGATGTGTTGAAGAGGATAAGGATTTAACACGAGAGGATGCTCTGTTGCTAGCTAAGGCAGGCGCCAATGAGCTGCCAATGCTCCTCAGTGCAGCTCTGATGATACGTCTCAAGCACTTTGGCAGGTTGACGACCTACTCGAGGAAAGTCTTCATACCACTAACGAGGATGTGCAGGAACCAATGCGCATACTGTGGCTTTAGGGTTCAGGCGAGAGAGCCCTATATGAGCATGGAGAAAGCCATGAGCATAGTTAAGGCTGGTGAGAGACTCAAGGCTAAGGAGGTCCTCGTAAGTACTGGTGAGAGACCAGAGGAGGTTCACGAAGAAGCTAAGAGAGCACTAAAGTTAATGGGCTATAGCTCGACCTTGGAGTATGTTAGGGACTTCGAGGAGAGAGTTCTAAGAGAGACTAACAAGATGATGGCTCACACGAACATCGGCGTTCTCACGAAGTCCGAGATGGCTGAGCTCAGACCGTTTAATGCTAGCATGGGGCTCATGCTTGAATCGATAAGCGAAAGGCTTATGGAAAAGGGGATGCCTCACGAGAAGTCACCATCAAAGGACCCAAGGGTTAGATTGAGGATGATAAGAGAGGCTGGCGAGCTGAGAATACCTTTCACGACCGGGATTCTGATAGGCATTGGTGAGACGTGGGAGGAGCGAATCGACTCTCTCATAGCTATAAAGAAGGTGCACGAGGTATATGGTAATATACAAGAAGTTATAGTTCAAAACTTCATGCCTGAGCCCGGGACGCCAATGAGCAATCACAAGCCTCCTAGCCTGCTAGAGGTTTTGAAGACAATAGCAATAGCTAGGCTGATATTTAAGGGGGAAGTTGCGGTACAAGCCCCTCCAAACTTAAACCCAAAGGCTTATCATACCTATTTACTAGCTGGAGTGAGCGATTGGGGAGGAATATCACCGTTGACGCCAGACTTTGTGAACATAGCATATCCATGGCCTAAGATAAGCTCCGTGAAGGAGGTCACTGAGAAAATGGGTTTCGAGCTTAGGGAGAGGTTGCCAGTTTATCCGCTCTTCATCTCTAAAAGGTGGATACCAGAGACATTGAAGGAGAGGATCGAGAGCTTAGTGGATGAGGATGGTTTAGTGAGGAGAGGAGAGGATGCCTATTAG
- a CDS encoding histone deacetylase family protein produces MVKVVFDERFYNVYSSDPAATPGRMESIVNEIKGRFEFVSCSPASEDDVLLIHSRDHVERVKRLEQVYSMALLAAGGAIEAAQIALSGEAAFALIRPPGHHASRDHAWGFCYFNNIAIAVMKMLKMKKIRKALIVDFDLHFGDGTANVFSGSLEVKYFHLPCKPRTEQIAELKDFLEKQGEYDMLAVSAGFDRHERDWGRMLKTEDYYEIGRILRGFSLNKCKGVIFAALEGGYNHSVLGKSVRAFLEGLRDVS; encoded by the coding sequence ATGGTTAAGGTAGTCTTCGACGAAAGGTTCTACAATGTGTATAGTAGCGACCCCGCAGCTACACCAGGTAGAATGGAGAGCATTGTAAATGAGATTAAGGGTCGTTTTGAGTTCGTTAGCTGTTCACCAGCCTCCGAAGACGACGTCCTCTTAATCCATTCTCGAGATCACGTGGAAAGGGTGAAGAGGCTTGAGCAAGTTTATTCCATGGCTCTGTTGGCTGCTGGAGGGGCTATAGAGGCTGCTCAAATAGCGTTAAGCGGTGAGGCTGCGTTTGCATTGATAAGACCTCCAGGACATCATGCCAGTAGGGATCATGCTTGGGGGTTCTGTTACTTCAACAACATCGCCATAGCCGTTATGAAGATGCTTAAGATGAAGAAAATACGTAAAGCCTTGATTGTTGATTTCGACTTACACTTCGGTGATGGTACTGCAAACGTATTCTCTGGAAGCTTAGAAGTTAAGTACTTCCACTTACCATGCAAGCCCAGGACTGAGCAGATAGCTGAGCTTAAAGATTTCCTTGAAAAACAAGGTGAATACGATATGTTGGCAGTATCTGCTGGTTTTGATAGACATGAGAGAGATTGGGGGAGAATGTTGAAGACGGAGGATTACTACGAGATAGGTAGGATTTTGAGGGGGTTCTCATTGAACAAATGTAAGGGGGTCATTTTCGCGGCCCTGGAGGGAGGATACAATCACTCAGTTCTAGGGAAAAGCGTTAGAGCGTTCTTAGAGGGTCTAAGAGACGTTTCATAG
- a CDS encoding flavin reductase family protein — MSQLRISEELYPRLTVLITTCSKDGSYNVATFSFIMPVSFEPKYLAFSISPFRQTFKNLKEVGEFVVNIPTEDMLQKVWICGTKSGKDVNKFDLARLEIIESKKVRPPRIKDCPIQLECKVEFMKEFGDHYIVVGKVVEEHVERGFFKPILHYSGKQFFKVGEMITA; from the coding sequence ATGTCCCAGCTTAGAATAAGTGAAGAGCTTTATCCTCGTTTAACAGTCCTTATAACTACCTGTAGTAAAGACGGATCGTACAACGTTGCGACTTTCTCATTCATAATGCCAGTTTCCTTTGAGCCCAAGTACCTGGCCTTTTCGATATCACCCTTTAGGCAGACATTTAAGAACCTAAAGGAAGTCGGAGAGTTTGTTGTCAATATTCCGACAGAGGACATGCTACAGAAAGTTTGGATTTGTGGAACGAAGTCTGGGAAGGATGTAAATAAATTCGATTTAGCTAGGTTGGAGATCATTGAGAGCAAGAAGGTTAGGCCTCCAAGGATAAAGGATTGTCCAATACAATTAGAGTGTAAGGTAGAGTTCATGAAGGAGTTTGGGGATCACTACATAGTAGTTGGTAAGGTGGTTGAAGAGCATGTGGAGAGAGGGTTTTTCAAACCAATTCTACATTACTCCGGAAAACAATTCTTTAAAGTAGGCGAGATGATAACAGCCTAA
- a CDS encoding pyruvate formate lyase family protein, whose protein sequence is MLWYTRVYQATERQPIGPCMRAALAFRETIRNMKIRIEDEELIVGCWTGKREAILLAISYRGIRSLS, encoded by the coding sequence ATGCTATGGTATACTCGAGTATATCAGGCTACTGAAAGACAGCCGATAGGTCCATGTATGCGTGCTGCATTAGCGTTTCGCGAAACTATTAGAAACATGAAGATTAGAATTGAGGATGAGGAGTTGATAGTTGGGTGCTGGACAGGGAAAAGGGAAGCAATACTATTAGCTATTAGCTATAGAGGTATTCGGTCCCTATCATAG
- a CDS encoding 3-hydroxyacyl-CoA dehydrogenase, which yields MGLEIRSVCVIGAGLMGHGIAQVFAMNGYQVNLVDISDDILNKALEKIKWSLNKLAEKGALKEDVGSVMKRIRTTINLLDAVRDVDFVIEAVPERLDLKNKIFAEIDSVAPKHCIFCSNTSGLPITLMAEATKRPEKVIGMHWFNPPQLMRLVEVIKTKYSSDEALQIVFELSKRLGKTPILVKRDVRGFIANRVYGVIGNEALLMYLRGEAEPIEIDAACRYKLKLPLGPFELSDFTGSVDIRVSARALMEEILKRYPEWEPHKELLEFENATFKLIKERYDKGLLGVKTGQGFYKYPEPGKWVRPDIPEKYAEKIDPLEVVAPAINVSAWLIRNGIVTAQDIDTALKLGYNFPMGLLEYADAIGLDNVVKVLEAKAKKVKEPYAVIYKPDELLLKLVREGKLGKKSGEGFYKY from the coding sequence TTGGGTCTTGAAATAAGGAGTGTATGTGTCATAGGAGCTGGCCTTATGGGGCATGGCATAGCTCAAGTGTTCGCTATGAATGGATACCAAGTAAACCTAGTAGACATATCCGATGACATACTAAATAAAGCTCTTGAGAAGATAAAGTGGAGCTTAAACAAGCTAGCTGAGAAGGGGGCTTTAAAGGAAGATGTAGGGTCAGTAATGAAGAGGATAAGAACGACAATCAACCTTCTTGATGCAGTAAGAGATGTTGACTTTGTCATCGAAGCTGTTCCTGAGAGGTTAGACTTGAAGAACAAGATATTTGCAGAGATAGATTCTGTAGCACCAAAACACTGCATCTTCTGTTCAAACACTAGTGGTTTACCCATCACGCTCATGGCTGAAGCAACTAAGAGACCCGAGAAAGTCATTGGGATGCACTGGTTTAATCCTCCTCAACTAATGAGGCTCGTCGAGGTTATAAAGACTAAGTACTCATCTGATGAAGCTTTACAAATAGTCTTTGAATTGTCAAAGAGACTTGGCAAGACGCCTATACTAGTGAAGAGGGACGTTAGAGGCTTTATAGCTAATCGAGTTTATGGGGTGATAGGAAATGAAGCTCTATTGATGTATTTGAGGGGCGAAGCTGAACCAATAGAGATAGACGCTGCATGCCGATATAAGCTCAAGCTACCACTAGGTCCCTTCGAGCTCTCAGACTTCACTGGAAGCGTCGATATACGAGTTTCTGCTCGTGCATTAATGGAGGAGATACTCAAGAGATACCCTGAATGGGAGCCGCACAAAGAGCTTCTTGAATTTGAGAATGCAACCTTCAAGCTAATCAAAGAACGCTATGATAAGGGCTTGCTTGGCGTCAAAACCGGGCAAGGCTTTTACAAGTACCCCGAACCAGGAAAGTGGGTTAGACCAGATATACCGGAAAAATACGCAGAGAAGATAGATCCACTTGAAGTAGTGGCTCCAGCAATAAACGTCTCAGCATGGCTTATTAGGAACGGTATAGTAACAGCACAGGATATTGATACTGCACTTAAGTTAGGCTACAACTTCCCAATGGGGTTATTAGAATACGCTGATGCAATTGGCTTGGACAACGTTGTTAAGGTGCTTGAAGCTAAAGCTAAGAAAGTGAAAGAGCCCTATGCCGTCATCTATAAACCAGACGAGCTTCTCTTAAAACTAGTGAGAGAGGGTAAACTGGGTAAAAAGAGCGGTGAAGGCTTCTATAAGTATTAG
- a CDS encoding thiolase domain-containing protein, whose amino-acid sequence MRGEVAVIGVGHTVFGDHPEKTYPQLFAEAFWEAVESVDKGINPKEIKAAFIGTLGSGGSQLGNLSCAITGDLNIVPIPAVRVENACASSGFAFMLGVMSIASGLYDVVLVGGVEKMRDVAGLRGRYWLGVSGDTLWERLAGATFPGMYALIATRHMEQYGTKPEHLAMVAVKNHYYGAENPKAQFKRKIDIETALKSPIVAGPLRLYDCCPTSDGATAVIICKSDIARRYTDSPVYVLGFGAATDYIAVYEREDITTLRATIEASRSAYRMAGIEPVDVDLAEVHDCFTIAEILAYEDLGFCRKGEGGKLIEEGQTYIGGKIPVNVSGGLKAKGHPIGATGTAQVYEIFKQLRNEAKERSRQVPGAEIGLTHNVGGSGGTCIVHIFGLRR is encoded by the coding sequence ATGAGGGGAGAAGTAGCGGTCATAGGGGTTGGGCATACGGTCTTTGGAGATCATCCTGAAAAGACGTATCCACAACTTTTTGCGGAAGCATTTTGGGAGGCAGTAGAGAGTGTAGATAAAGGCATAAACCCCAAGGAGATTAAAGCTGCCTTCATAGGCACCTTAGGATCAGGAGGTTCTCAGCTTGGTAACCTCTCATGCGCTATAACTGGTGACCTCAACATAGTCCCAATACCGGCAGTACGTGTTGAAAATGCTTGCGCATCATCAGGGTTTGCCTTCATGCTCGGCGTCATGAGCATAGCTTCTGGGTTATACGATGTGGTTTTAGTGGGAGGAGTCGAGAAGATGAGAGACGTCGCAGGATTAAGAGGGAGGTATTGGCTTGGAGTATCAGGCGATACTCTTTGGGAGAGACTTGCTGGTGCAACCTTTCCGGGAATGTATGCTTTGATAGCTACTAGGCATATGGAACAATATGGGACGAAACCTGAGCATTTGGCTATGGTAGCCGTAAAGAATCACTATTATGGAGCTGAAAACCCTAAAGCACAGTTTAAGAGAAAAATAGACATTGAGACAGCCTTAAAATCGCCAATAGTCGCTGGACCACTTAGATTGTACGATTGTTGTCCGACTAGTGATGGAGCTACGGCTGTAATCATATGTAAGAGCGATATAGCGAGGAGGTATACAGACTCACCAGTTTACGTTCTAGGTTTTGGGGCTGCAACAGATTACATAGCAGTATACGAGCGTGAGGACATAACAACTTTGAGAGCTACTATAGAGGCTAGTAGGAGTGCCTATCGAATGGCTGGAATTGAACCAGTGGATGTGGATTTAGCTGAGGTCCATGATTGCTTCACGATAGCTGAAATTTTAGCTTACGAGGACCTCGGATTCTGTAGGAAAGGAGAGGGAGGGAAGCTAATAGAGGAAGGTCAAACCTACATTGGTGGAAAAATTCCAGTAAACGTTAGTGGAGGATTGAAAGCAAAAGGTCATCCAATAGGTGCTACAGGAACAGCTCAAGTCTATGAGATATTTAAGCAATTAAGGAACGAGGCCAAAGAACGTAGTAGACAAGTACCAGGAGCTGAAATAGGGCTGACCCACAATGTGGGAGGCTCTGGTGGGACATGTATAGTACACATATTTGGATTGAGGAGGTAA
- a CDS encoding Zn-ribbon domain-containing OB-fold protein has protein sequence MLAYIPVPMYWGRIPEKYRLIGYRCKKCGTINFPYRSACKNCGSKADYEEVKLSWRGKVYSYSVIAAGGSPPEFASFERAVGQYPIAIVELDGGPRIMVQLTECKPEEVRIGMEVEATLRKIYEDEGVVRYGIKFKPVRIKQ, from the coding sequence TTGTTGGCCTACATTCCAGTACCCATGTATTGGGGGAGGATACCGGAGAAGTATCGCTTAATAGGATATAGATGCAAGAAGTGCGGTACAATTAACTTCCCATATCGTAGTGCTTGCAAAAATTGTGGCTCAAAAGCTGATTATGAGGAAGTGAAGCTAAGCTGGAGGGGTAAGGTGTACTCTTACAGTGTAATAGCTGCTGGAGGCTCTCCACCCGAATTTGCTAGCTTCGAGAGAGCTGTCGGTCAGTACCCCATAGCCATAGTTGAATTAGACGGAGGACCAAGGATAATGGTTCAACTGACTGAGTGCAAGCCTGAAGAGGTTAGGATAGGTATGGAGGTTGAAGCAACTTTAAGGAAGATATACGAAGATGAAGGGGTAGTAAGGTACGGTATAAAGTTCAAGCCTGT